Below is a genomic region from Lonchura striata isolate bLonStr1 chromosome 28, bLonStr1.mat, whole genome shotgun sequence.
TAAATTAGTTCAGATTTCCctcccctgtgctgcagggtggAGTAGGCCTGGCCCAGCAGACAGGTCCAGGCTCTGGGCACTCActgctcctccccagctcccacaTTTTGCCCATCAGCATCTCCTCTCTCCAAAGCACTGGCACCTTCAGCCAGTCCAGCAAGAGGCTGAGAACCAGCACCATCCCCTGTACCCCAGCACcatcccctcctccccagcaccaTCCCCTGTACCCCAGCACcattccctcctccccagcaccatcccctcctccccagcaccaTCCCCTCCTCTCCAGCATCATCCCCTCCTCTCCATCACCATCCCCTCTTCCCCAGCACTATCCCCTCCTCTCCATCACCATCCCCTCCTCTCAGCATCATCCCCTCCTCCCCAACACcattccctcctccccagcaccatccccactTCCCCAGTCTAATCAAAGTCCATCAAAGAAGGAATTTTGCAGAGTTGGAAATCAGAGCAGAACAATTCCTCTGTGTTCATTTGCCAGGTGTGTTTAGAGGAGGTTTATGAGCTCATGTAATTACCAGTGTCCAGAACACCTCCCCTCCCCAGGCCAGGTGGCTTCACACCTGACACCACAGGATGTCACCTCAGTCCTGCCTGTTCCCACCTCCTGATGTCCTGCTCATCCTGCTCTCTGCACCACACCCACTCCCAGGTCAGGATGTTTTGCTGACCATGGCTTGCTGTGCTGGCCAAGCTCCTCACACCCTTCCAAGCCCTCACAGGGGAATCACTGCTGGCTGGAAGGGTCAGGAGCCAcccaggagggtttgggttGACATGAGAAGGAGATGGCTGCAAACAGAGGAGTTGCTTGGAGACACAAGGCAGCTGAAGATAAACCAGCATCACCCAAACAGGACACAGCAGCTCACCCTGGGCTTGCTGGCCCTGAGGGAGGGCAGAGGTgtctgcagccactgctggaTGCCACAGCAAGAGCTGCCCTTCCAGTTCCAGCCTGGCTTCTGGAGAAACACTTCTGCCCTCTCCCTGTGCCAAGAACAACCCCTGCTCGCTGCTGGAGATCAGGATCCTCCTCACACACAGAGATATTGAGGCAGGTGTTGGGATGGGGCTTGCCCAGGAGCTGAGTGTGCCTCTTGTTTTTCAGATCAGCAATGTGAGCTTCTTTGTGCTGTCTCCTGCACTGCTGTACCTGAACCGGCAGTACTGCCAGAAGAAGGCTGTGCCCCTCTACTTTGtctcagggctgctcctcctcGTAGGTGGGTACCAGCATTGTGGGAAGACCAGACAGGTTGCCAGACTACCCAGCATGAGACCTTTGGAGTGTCTCAGTGgccaaagcacaggaaaaactCAGGTGGGCAACCAAGCAGCCAGGTCTGTTTGAAGCCTGCAGCCCGTGGTTCCTGCCAGCTGTGGATATGCAGTTCCAGCCCTGTAAGCCCCATGGTGTGACTGGACCAACACAGTCCAGCCCCCTTGAACACCAAAATCCACACCCTACTCTTCAGGAATTGCGGATCTTGAGGAATGGTGGATCTTCAGGAACAGCCCTCAAGAATTTCCCATGGTTTGTGGGAAGATGGGGCTTTGTCATCTCAGGGTGCCCTTGCTCCTTGCAGGTGTCTTCTCCATGTACTTCCACATGACCCTGAGCTACGTGGGACAGCTCCTGGATGAGCTCTCCATCCTCTGGTCACTGGCTGTGGCTTATTCCTTCTGGTACCCACAGGCTTACTTCCCCAAGTGCATCAAGACCAGGTATGAGCCAGAGGGACACGGTGCAGGCTCTGAGGGGAGGGATGGGACACTGACACTGAGGTGTAGTGACCCACAGatcccccagctcccctgcaAAGGGTCAGCTCTGAGGTCACTGAAGGGCTTTAGGATCAGGCCCTCCTTCTTACGGTGCTGACAGAGGAAAAATCAAAACCCCCCCTCTCAGCTGGAGCTGTTTGTATTTGTGTCGCTGCAGAGGAAACTTTGCATGgagaatataaaaattaattagaaaacGTAACGCTCCTGAACATTAACATTCAATTACTCACACTGTCAATCTGTTCCAGCATCCTCTGTCATCCACAGAAAGCTTTCCCTCAAGGCTGAGGGGGTCTCCCATAGGACAATATGGTTCCACCCCTCATTTTAAAGAGGGCTGcttgggctggaggagcccagcAGAAATGTTGGGGCCCTTGGGAGGACATGGACCAGCAGAAACGGGAACCCAGCAGGGCTTTACTCAGAggatgtccctcctggctggagCCCTCTGAGCCAGCCCAGTTCCTTGCAAAGACCTGCTCCAAATCTGCTCTGCCCGTTCGGAACAGGAGGTCACCAGGAGTTCACCgaggagacacagctggggGACAGCAAGGGACTTGGGAAGGGATTTGCATGTGAAAGGCCCCTCTGAGCCCTATTGTTGCTCAGGGAGCCCAAACCGGTGTTTGCACAGTCCTGCCTGGCAGCCCTTCCCTGTGCAgagctccctgcctgtgcctcaTTCCTGGCACCACCAGAaaagtgcaggagctgcctcctgggctgtgccccgggTCTGTCACAGACCCACTGGGGGCTGCTGCCTCACCCTTCTGCCAGGACCCCACAGACACGGAGGTCAGCCACATGCAAACAGATTGGAGAAGATGGAGAAGCTTTGCCCCCCTCAGGACCTTTCCCATCTTTACCCTCCCCTCCTGTGAGCCCTGGGGGCACTGACACTCTCTCCCATTTCCCCTCAGGAGACATTTCTTCTGGCTGACTGGTATCACCACCGTGATCAGCACCTTAATGTCTTTCGTCAAGCCCACCCTCAATGCCTACGTTCTCAACTGCATTGCCTTCCACCTGCTGTACCTGACCTGGAAGGAGCTCAAAAAGTAAGGAGGGGGCTCAGGGGTTACCTGCAGGTCCAGCTGTGCTCCTGTTGGGCAGTGACTCTGTCCTCAACAGTGAATTGAGCCCAAGTCTTCACCAGCCACATGTACTTGGGAGGGACCAGGCAGAGGCCCAGGCAGGACTGTGGGTAGTGGGGTACAAGCCTGGCCCAGGTGGCCACAGAGAATTGGGACAGTTGGTggagtcatcatccctggaagttttcaaaaaccctgtggatgtggcatttgAGAGCAGGGGTTTGTGCTGAacatggtggtggtgctgggttaatggttggacatgatgatcttagaggtcttttccaacatttACAGTTCGATGAGTCGGTGATTCTCCCCCTTGGCTGCcatctctgcagctcctgccctttTGTGGGGCATTTGGGAACTAGTGTGGGGATGGGAGAATGCACCAGCGTCTGGAGAGAAAGACAGGAgtgctttggcatctcccagCATCATCCTCACACCCAGAACATCAGAAATCCTCTCCCCAGAGCCATACTTCTCCAGTTCCTCTGGAATTCTGAGGAATACTCTCCAGAAGGAGCTAGCTGGGGTTTGCACAGCTGCATGTGCAGGCAGGAACCAGCCCTCTTTAAAACTCCCTTTCCTCCCAACATGATTACTCTGTTCCCTGTCCCTCGCTGTGTCTTCCAGGTGCAATGACAAGCGGGTTCACCGGATGGCCGCGGTCATGGTGATGTGGTGGGTACTGGCCATCACCAGCTGGATCAGTGACcgctggctctgctggctctggcAGGCCATCAACTTCCCCTACTTCCACAGCTTCTGGTAAGGGCTCCAGGAACCCCAACCCAAACATTTCCTAGGCTGAAAGGTCCGCCGCAGAGAAATAGCTGAAATGAGACACTCATCTGCATTATTTCCCCACGCTCTCCCCCTTTCCTGTCACTattgctgcttctcctcctcaGCCCAAGGATTCAGCCCTAACCACTATTTAATGTCCCTCTCGTCCTCCACACCAGCCAAGCATTGTTTTGCAAGTGAAATTGTTCCAGAAGTCCCACCAGGTGGGCTCTCAaagggctgtggctgctcccaggGTGCTGTGTGAAGTACAATGTCCTAGGGGTTCTTTTAGCAGCCAAACTGAAAGGCAGGGCTTTGTTTGGACCTGACATTTCAGTGCCTGCCCAGGTGGGGCTGAAAGTGCTGCACACTGAGATGCATCCCCACCAAGCACTGGGATGGTTGGGACAGACAATGCAGCCAGGAAATGGGGAATGGCTG
It encodes:
- the ACER1 gene encoding alkaline ceramidase 1, with the translated sequence MPSIFSYQSAEVDWCEGNFERSAVIAEYYNTISNVSFFVLSPALLYLNRQYCQKKAVPLYFVSGLLLLVGVFSMYFHMTLSYVGQLLDELSILWSLAVAYSFWYPQAYFPKCIKTRRHFFWLTGITTVISTLMSFVKPTLNAYVLNCIAFHLLYLTWKELKKCNDKRVHRMAAVMVMWWVLAITSWISDRWLCWLWQAINFPYFHSFWHVLIAMSLLYCCPLVMYFDITYEMPSFKPKLEYWPSDSWPIVVPYIALEEPHKQC